The following proteins are co-located in the Spirosoma montaniterrae genome:
- a CDS encoding MBL fold metallo-hydrolase codes for MKIQQTLQHGPVRGFRFGYSPTRLMRPVPVWCYYLNGLLIDTAQRNMQRDVLRTFARYQIGQIALTHFHEDHSGNAAALRGQHNCPVLAGPLTAERIATTFPLLPYERFWFGQIEPCPGALPLPNLLTAGPYTLRPIATLGHSDDHYVFLEEREGWLFAGDFYIGNLKVFRRGENIHQMIAATRHLLTYDFDTVFCGHNPVLTGGRRAVERKLHYLETLVERVQDAHRRGVRGQALVRAAGLQEQWWLRAFTTNDVSSMYIIESILMR; via the coding sequence ATGAAAATTCAGCAGACGCTGCAACACGGCCCGGTGCGGGGCTTTCGATTTGGCTACTCGCCTACGCGGCTAATGCGGCCCGTGCCGGTCTGGTGCTATTACCTCAACGGGCTGCTAATCGACACAGCGCAACGGAATATGCAGCGCGACGTATTGCGCACGTTTGCCCGCTACCAAATTGGTCAGATTGCGCTGACGCACTTTCACGAAGATCACTCGGGTAATGCGGCTGCGCTGCGTGGGCAACATAACTGCCCCGTGCTGGCCGGGCCACTCACCGCCGAACGCATTGCCACCACGTTTCCGCTGCTGCCCTATGAGCGTTTCTGGTTCGGGCAGATCGAACCATGTCCCGGCGCATTGCCACTGCCCAATTTGCTTACAGCAGGCCCGTATACGCTCCGCCCAATTGCAACGCTCGGCCACTCAGACGATCATTACGTATTTCTGGAAGAGCGCGAAGGCTGGCTCTTTGCCGGTGATTTTTACATAGGTAATCTGAAAGTCTTTCGGCGTGGTGAGAATATTCATCAGATGATAGCTGCCACGCGGCACCTGCTCACCTATGATTTCGATACGGTTTTTTGCGGACACAATCCCGTACTGACGGGCGGACGTCGGGCTGTTGAACGTAAACTTCACTACCTCGAAACGCTGGTCGAACGTGTGCAGGACGCTCATCGGCGTGGTGTGCGTGGGCAGGCGCTGGTGCGGGCAGCAGGCTTGCAGGAGCAATGGTGGCTTCGGGCATTTACGACGAATGATGTTAGTTCTATGTATATAATAGAGTCGATACTAATGCGTTGA